A section of the Amblyomma americanum isolate KBUSLIRL-KWMA chromosome 2, ASM5285725v1, whole genome shotgun sequence genome encodes:
- the LOC144118403 gene encoding uncharacterized protein LOC144118403 — protein sequence MKRPQLLLCGLALCLLAPSSSESNPSDSTAVEGPLHRVPLSALQTSESVAYHVPANPPVVSSGGSSGGSASHHSLYQPQTTVSPNRRFPAIAMLFPTTLTPFSSPNSSPPLVHHHLRSESSSGASKYHSAEQYEPRRPSVSQYGSEVSRPLRREPQHIYGSLSKSPYGYAPGSPLDMVDKRPQEVSYDVPPVVPDSPPRFLYERPLVDHERPHGRPLTSIVEPPQYSEHGRERPQIQSQQTPHHQAQTLYGSPKFTSSQLRSSGQYQQVVTEKPTPQAPPAPPSYVRPVKYSNGSPSQSPSSSGSGSVNGGGATAADEVYGVQPPSSGYHHRGSTGGSSRPEMAQHQPESRVPDQDEQQPPSRKLHPQAEASPLYTRYSKNSQENTRMEDAPSAEKQTPSYQSYPVGLYGGGSSDGGRNTRRRYNLVYIPVDVLKKLLTEAGYRKKK from the exons ATGAAG CGACCACAGCTGCTCCTGTGCGGTCTGGCCCTCTGCCTCCTAGCGCCGTCCAGCTCCGAGTCGAACCCTTCGGATTCCACCGCAGTCGAGGGACCTCTGCACCGGGTCCCGCTTTCCGCTCTGCAGACGTCCGAGTCCGTCGCGTACCACGTTCCGGCGAACCCCCCGGTCGTCTCCAGCGGTGGCAGTTCGGGCGGCTCGGCCTCGCATCATTCGCTCTACCAGCCGCAGACGACGGTGTCGCCAAACCGGCGGTTCCCGGCCATCGCCATGTTGTTCCCCACGACACTGACGCCCTTCTCGTCACCCAACTCCTCGCCTCCGCTCGTCCACCACCACCTGCGCAGCGAGTCGTCGTCGGGGGCGTCCAAGTACCACAGCGCCGAGCAGTACGAGCCGCGGAGGCCGTCGGTAAGCCAGTACGGCAGCGAAGTGTCCCGACCGTTGCGGCGCGAACCGCAGCACATCTACGGGTCCTTGTCGAAGTCGCCGTACGGTTACGCTCCGGGAAGCCCGCTCGACATGGTGGACAAGAGACCGCAGGAGGTTAGCTACGACGTGCCCCCCGTCGTCCCGGACTCGCCGCCCCGCTTCCTCTACGAACGCCCCCTGGTGGACCACGAGCGACCCCACGGACGCCCACTCACTTCCATCGTGGAACCGCCCCAGTATTCGGAGCACGGTCGCGAGCGGCCTCAGATCCAGTCGCAGCAGACACCGCACCACCAGGCTCAGACCCTCTACGGCTCACCCAAGTTCACGTCCTCGCAGCTCAGGTCCAGCGGCCAGTACCAGCAAGTGGTCACCGAGAAGCCCACTCCGCAAGCCCCTCCAGCGCCTCCGAGCTACGTCAGGCCCGTCAAGTACTCTAACGGCTCGCCGTCGCAGAGTCCATCTTCTTCCGGCTCCGGAAGCGTCAACGGCGGCGGAGCAACCGCAGCGGACGAAGTCTATGGAGTGCAGCCGCCTTCTTCGGGGTACCACCACCGGGGAAGCACGGGAGGAAGCTCCAGGCCCGAGATGGCGCAGCACCAGCCGGAGTCCCGGGTCCCTGACCAGGACGAGCAGCAGCCGCCCTCCAGGAAGCTGCATCCGCAGGCGGAGGCCAGTCCCCTGTACACCCGCTACAGCAAGAACTCACAGGAGAACACCCGGATGGAGGACGCGCCGTCTGCCGAGAAGCAGACTCCCAGCTACCAGAGCTACCCGGTAGGCCTGTACGGCGGCGGGAGTTCGGACGGAGGTCGCAACACAAGGCGGCGGTACAACCTGGTCTACATTCCCGTCGACGTGTTGAAGAAGCTCCTCACGGAGGCTGGCTACCGGAAGAAGAAGTAG